The following proteins are encoded in a genomic region of Cryptomeria japonica chromosome 11, Sugi_1.0, whole genome shotgun sequence:
- the LOC131860375 gene encoding uncharacterized protein LOC131860375, which produces MDSNTLQPLSDLVATHSIGAPIPQILSSSTATHPSDFLQPRSTVLAQSGTQYEQPCNQCLPIHQQTNTTCIGTATPISDHFRSLEFTHALASFRTRIDNLSHLHVCIICKEKYIGMHVKLTQREVICSRCYNEKGVLQFSIANNMDPGEQPIILKRLSQVEEMLIARIALVLQVSHARGGQYKYIGHTINFPQDISKIATTLPRKFQHLEIVIIRRTNLEGKKYDCYVNRFNVMDTLSYKIQHDHYYNDVIIGVATAELLPLTTIDISDFLHTLPNCIDPQPPLPTQDPLYNVDEVELQPTSSFIPKLPCSTAELDAIKKMLHLDNDDQNVATWPEISFSPINEYNTEGLFTMAFPTLFPNESALPLQPRTKHIHLHEYALHMIRYHNQRFGQHVRFRYYLYNLIMRHCSQQSASVFLRTNLEDSFPTMLQDLCEQLQSTPSDQLPNQLMHFAASLRGTRAYWNRSRRDLTTMVHQLGAPTLFFTLSVADTKWPELHKLFPATPSSGHQTTKKTFIENIV; this is translated from the coding sequence ATGGATTCCAATACTTTGCAGCCATTGTCAGATCTGGTTGCAACCCACTCTATAGGTGCTCCCATACCTCAGATATTATCAAGCTCAACTGCAACCCACCCTTCAGATTTCCTCCAGCCACGTTCAACAGTGCTTGCCCAATCAGGCACACAATATGAACAACCCTGCAACCAATGTTTGCCAATTCATCAGCAGACAAATACAACTTGTATTGGTACTGCAACACCAATCTCAGACCATTTCAGATCTCTTGAGTTTACACATGCGTTGGCTTCTTTCCGAACAAGAATAGATAACTTGTCACATCTACATGTATGCATAATCTGCAAAGAAAAGTATATTGGTATGCATGTCAAATTAACTCAACGTGAGGTCATTTGCTCAAGATGCTATAACGAAAAGGGAGTTCTCCAATTCTCTATTGCAAACAATATGGATCCTGGCGAACAACCCATCATTTTAAAACGGCTTTCACAGGTTGAAGAAATGCTTATAGCAAGAATCGCTCTTGTTTTGCAAGTTAGCCATGCCAGGGGTGGTCAATACAAATATATAGGGCACACCATTAATTTCCCACAAGACATTTCAAAAATAGCAACTACTTTGCCACGCAAATTCCAACATTTGGAGATTGTGATTATTCGAAGGACAAATCTCGAAGGGAAAAAATATGATTGTTATGTAAACAGGTTCAATGTTATGGACACATTGAGTTACAAAATTCAACATGACCATTACTACAATGATGTTATCATTGGCGTTGCAACTGCTGAATTGTTGCCACTGACAACTATCGATATATCTGATTTTTTGCATACCCTCCCAAATTGCATTGATCCTCAGCCTCCTTTGCCAACACAAGACCCACTCTATAATGTTGATGAGGTTGAATTGCAGCCCACATCATCATTCATTCCAAAGTTGCCATGTTCAACCGCTGAACTAGATGCCATTAAAAAGATGTTGCACCTAGATAACGATGACCAAAATGTTGCAACTTGGCCTGAAATAAGTTTCTCACCCATTAATGAGTACAACACTGAAGGCTTGTTCACTATGGCTTTCCCAACTTTATTTCCAAACGAATCTGCACTGCCCCTGCAACCAAGGACAAAACATATTCATTTGCATGAATATGCCTTGCACATGATAAGATATCACAACCAAAGATTTGGGCAGCATGTTAGGTTCAGATATTATCTTTATAATCTAATAATGAGACATTGTTCCCAACAATCAGCTTCAGTTTTCCTGCGCACCAACTTAGAAGACTCCTTCCCAACTATGTTGCAAGATTTGTGTGAACAGCTGCAGTCTACACCTTCTGATCAATTGCCAAACCAATTAATGCATTTTGCAGCTTCGTTGCGAGGCACTAGAGCTTATTGGAATAGATCACGCAGGGATCTCACTACAATGGTACACCAACTAGGAGCACCTACATTGTTCTTCACATTAAGTGTAGCTGATACAAAATGGCCAGAACTACATAAATTATTTCCAGCCACCCCCTCTTCAGGGCACCAGACCACAAAGAAAACATTTATAGAAAACATTGTCTAG